In Silene latifolia isolate original U9 population chromosome X, ASM4854445v1, whole genome shotgun sequence, the following proteins share a genomic window:
- the LOC141623566 gene encoding CRS2-associated factor 2, chloroplastic-like — MAIIASLPNHNLFSSLPTTSPSIPSSSSFSPPIPIPKYPPPKQRQQQQRQHSSKTRHPSFSKIPHNKTKYFKPISPDSPTIIPSSSNPISDTHEAGVERAVVIGDSGVSYLLPGAPFEFRFSYSETPKAKAVAIREPAFLPFAPPSMPRPWTGKAPLLSKKEKLLKKKKIPLFDSFNPLPPGVEGVKRFDMAKPHQLGEFLRDDRSRDEILGEPLSRAEVKAFVKPLLADNRQVNLGRDGLTHNMLELIHSHWKRQEVCKVRCKGVPTVDMDNVCRCIEDKTGGKIIHRAGGTIYLFRGRNYNYRTRPQYPVMLWKPATPVYPKLIQDAPEGLTKEEADKLRRKGKALLPICKLAKNGVYISLVKDVRQAFEGSELVKIDCRGLDPSDYKRIGAKLMELVPSVLLSFEEEQILMWRGRDWKSMYPNAPIIFPTSNAPSDSDDSVECSPTEVRSSPRMMSLWKRAIDSNKALILDQTNLGPDALLEKVEEFEAMIQATEYSYPALVVSNEDKMSNSEKDGQVSENEDFDKWSSDEEENDVEDYDDDDELFEKAESLSPLGSLPVDLIVKRLVNE; from the exons ATGGCAATCATAGCATCCCTTCCAAACCACAACCTGTTCTCCTCCCTTCCAACTACCTCTCCCTCCATTCcttcctcttcttccttctcCCCTCCTATCCCCATTCCCAAATACCCTCCTCCTAAACAacgtcaacaacaacaacgacaacactCCTCCAAAACACGCCACCCTTCTTTCTCCAAAATCCCCCACAACAAAACCAAATACTTCAAACCCATTTCCCCCGACTCCCCAACCATCATCCCCTCTTCCTCAAATCCCATTTCAGACACCCATGAAGCCGGTGTCGAACGCGCCGTGGTCATTGGAGACTCAGGTGTGTCATACCTTCTTCCTGGCGCCCCTTTTGAGTTCAGATTCAGTTACTCAGAGACCCCCAAGGCTAAGGCTGTCGCTATACGAGAGCCCGCTTTCTTGCCTTTTGCACCTCCTTCTATGCCCCGCCCTTGGACTGGTAAAGCCCCGTTGTTGAGTAAGAAAGAGAAGTTgttgaaaaagaagaaaataccGTTGTTTGATTCTTTTAATCCCTTGCCACCTGGTGTTGAGGGTGTTAAGAGGTTTGACATGGCTAAACCTCATCAACTTGGGGAGTTTTTGAGGGATGATAGGAGTAGAGATGAGATTCTTGGCGAACCTTTGTCTAGAGCTGAGGTTAAAGCTTTTGTTAAACCTCTTTTGGCCGATAATCGTCAGGTTAATCTTG GAAGGGATGGGTTGACGCACAATATGCTGGAATTGATACATAGCCATTGGAAGAGGCAGGAAGTGTGTAAAGTTAGATGCAAGGGTGTTCCAACCGTTGACATGGATAATGTGTGCAGGTGTATTGAG GATAAAACAGGGGGTAAGATTATTCATCGCGCTGGTGGTACAATTTACCTCTTTCGTGGCCGAAATTACAATTACCGTACTCGCCCACAGTATCCTGTTATGCTTTGGAAGCCGGCTACCCCGGTTTATCCGAAACTTATCCAGGATGCTCCTGAAGGATTGACAAAAGAGGAGGCGGATAAGTTAAGACGGAAAGGGAAAGCACTTTTGCCTATTTGTAAACTTG CAAAAAATGGAGTTTATATTAGCTTAGTAAAGGACGTGAGACAAGCTTTTGAAGGAAGTGAACTAGTTAAGATTGACTGCCGAGGACTGGATCCCAGTGACTACAAGAGGATTGGAGCGAAGTTAATG GAATTGGTTCCCTCCGTATTGCTTTCATTTGAAGAAGAACAAATATTGATGTGGAGAGGACGTGACTGGAAGTCCATGTACCCAAATGCACCTATCATTTTTCCAACATCAAATGCTCCCAGTGATTCAG ATGATTCTGTTGAGTGTAGTCCTACTGAAGTGCGGTCAAGCCCAAGAATGATGTCACTATGGAAACGTGCAATAGACTCGAACAAGGCActcatcttagatcaaaccaatCTTGGTCCAGATGCTCTTCTTGAGAAGGTGGAGGAATTTGAGGCAATGATCCAGGCAACCGAATATTCATATCCTGCTTTAGTCGTTTCCAATGAGGATAAAATGTCTAATTCAGAAAAAGACGGCCAGGTCTCCGAAAATGAAGATTTTGATAAATGGTCAAGTGACGAAGAAGAGAATGATGTTGAAGATTATGACGATGACGATGAATTGTTTGAGAAGGCGGAGTCTTTGAGCCCACTAGGTTCATTACCGGTTGATCTCATTGTAAAGCGTCTGGTTAATGAATGA